One genomic region from Leptospira montravelensis encodes:
- a CDS encoding ABC transporter ATP-binding protein, which translates to MQKYAIELEGLEKTYGSGVKALRSINLKVESGDFFALLGPNGAGKSTTIGILSSLIGKTGGKVKIFGTDIDTNPDLAKTYLGIVPQEFNFGIFEAVEQILINQAGFYGIPYKEAKGKVEYYLEKLSLIDKRKSAAGQLSGGMKRRLMIARALVHDPKLLILDEPTAGVDIEIRRSMWEFLKELNQAGKTIILTTHYLEEAESLCKNIAIIDKGEIVENTSMKKLLQRLDKETLIIDLKKSVKSKPMSKKFTWEWLDDHSLEVQLDKNDSVNQLFTELTKLKLDVLSLRNKSNRLEELFLSLTGKN; encoded by the coding sequence ATGCAAAAATATGCCATCGAATTAGAAGGATTAGAAAAAACATACGGGAGTGGAGTGAAGGCCCTTCGCTCGATCAATCTCAAAGTTGAATCAGGCGATTTTTTTGCCTTACTTGGACCAAACGGTGCAGGAAAATCCACTACCATTGGAATTTTAAGTTCTCTGATAGGTAAAACAGGTGGGAAAGTCAAAATCTTCGGAACTGATATCGACACAAATCCTGACCTTGCCAAAACCTATCTAGGAATTGTTCCCCAAGAGTTTAATTTTGGAATTTTTGAAGCCGTTGAACAAATCCTAATCAACCAAGCTGGATTTTATGGAATCCCATACAAGGAAGCTAAGGGAAAAGTTGAATACTATTTAGAAAAATTGTCTCTCATCGACAAACGAAAGTCAGCTGCCGGCCAACTGAGTGGAGGAATGAAACGTAGACTTATGATTGCGAGAGCTCTTGTACATGATCCTAAACTTCTGATCTTGGATGAACCAACAGCGGGTGTGGATATCGAAATTCGCCGCTCTATGTGGGAATTTTTAAAAGAACTCAACCAAGCAGGTAAAACCATCATTCTTACCACACATTACCTAGAAGAAGCAGAATCTCTTTGTAAGAACATTGCCATCATAGATAAAGGAGAGATTGTAGAAAATACTTCGATGAAAAAGCTCCTACAGAGACTGGACAAAGAAACGTTAATCATTGATTTAAAAAAATCGGTAAAATCAAAACCTATGTCCAAAAAGTTCACTTGGGAATGGTTAGATGACCATAGTTTAGAAGTACAATTAGATAAAAACGATTCTGTTAACCAATTGTTTACGGAACTTACGAAACTTAAATTGGACGTATTAAGTCTTAGAAACAAATCAAATCGACTAGAAGAACTTTTTTTGTCTCTTACAGGAAAAAACTAA
- a CDS encoding rhodanese-related sulfurtransferase, translating to MKKFLFNRYDKETLKKRVEMDTRERRVISFYRYVKLEDPLLFRDKLYDAFEDLGILGRIYLAKEGINAQFSIPTENYELLRTAVDSIPELKQIYFNDAVEDKKESFIKLAIKVRKKIVADGLDDSKFDPSDVGTHLTPLEFHEALAEPGVIVVDLRNNYESEVGHFENAILPDVGTFREELPLVEDILKDNKDKKILLYCTGGIRCEKASAYLKYKGFSKVHQLRGGIINYAKAVQDAGIPSKFKGKNFVFDDRLGERVTDDVLTVCYVCGKPSDRHTNCANLGCHVLLVQCEECANQLLGCCSDECKNIVLLPEETQKNLRKENIKNKKYPTHHLTRKLVGK from the coding sequence ATGAAAAAGTTTTTATTCAATCGTTATGACAAAGAAACCCTAAAAAAGCGGGTAGAAATGGACACTAGGGAACGCCGGGTCATTTCGTTTTACAGATATGTAAAACTAGAAGATCCACTTTTGTTTCGGGACAAACTTTACGATGCCTTCGAAGATTTGGGTATCCTTGGAAGAATTTATTTAGCAAAAGAAGGGATCAACGCACAATTTTCTATTCCCACGGAAAACTATGAATTACTTCGAACTGCTGTGGATTCTATTCCTGAACTGAAACAAATTTATTTTAATGATGCAGTCGAAGATAAAAAAGAAAGTTTCATCAAACTCGCGATTAAGGTCCGCAAAAAAATCGTAGCAGATGGTTTGGATGATTCCAAATTTGATCCCTCTGATGTGGGGACTCACCTAACACCACTCGAGTTTCATGAAGCCTTAGCAGAACCAGGGGTTATCGTTGTAGACCTTCGTAATAATTATGAATCCGAAGTGGGACATTTTGAAAATGCCATTTTGCCGGATGTGGGAACCTTTAGAGAAGAACTACCACTTGTGGAAGATATTTTAAAGGATAACAAAGATAAAAAAATTCTTCTCTACTGTACGGGAGGAATTCGCTGCGAAAAAGCGAGTGCCTATTTAAAGTATAAGGGATTTTCTAAAGTGCACCAGTTGCGGGGTGGAATCATCAACTATGCAAAGGCAGTACAAGATGCTGGTATTCCCTCCAAATTCAAAGGTAAAAATTTTGTGTTTGATGACAGGCTAGGAGAACGTGTGACTGATGATGTGCTAACCGTTTGTTATGTTTGTGGAAAACCCAGTGACCGACATACCAACTGCGCGAATCTCGGTTGTCATGTCCTACTTGTGCAATGTGAAGAATGTGCAAATCAACTTTTAGGATGTTGTTCGGATGAATGTAAAAATATCGTCTTACTTCCCGAAGAAACACAAAAAAACCTAAGAAAAGAAAATATCAAAAACAAAAAGTATCCAACACACCACCTAACAAGAAAACTAGTAGGAAAATAA
- a CDS encoding ABC transporter permease yields MWKQNFTALQTIIRREWIRIIRIWVQTLIPPVITMALYFLIFGELVGRQIGKIGEFSYIEFIVPGLIMMSVITNSYNNVVSSFFSSKFQKNIEELLVSPTSPYTIVIGYTFGGVVRGIFVGILVTFTSLFFTNLRFHNPFVILFTVLMTSILFSLGGFFNALFAKKFDDVTIIPTFILTPLTYLGGVFYSVKNLPGFWQTVSYCNPILYMVNLFRYGFIGVTDVNLYFSFGFIILLSALLFYINVRLMKIGYGIRN; encoded by the coding sequence ATGTGGAAACAAAATTTTACAGCTTTACAAACAATCATTAGACGAGAGTGGATCAGAATCATTCGCATTTGGGTTCAAACACTCATTCCTCCTGTGATTACTATGGCCTTGTATTTTTTAATTTTTGGTGAACTTGTTGGTCGCCAAATCGGAAAAATTGGAGAATTTAGTTATATAGAGTTCATTGTGCCGGGTCTCATTATGATGAGTGTCATCACCAATTCCTATAACAATGTAGTTTCGTCCTTTTTCTCTAGTAAGTTTCAAAAGAATATTGAGGAACTACTTGTTTCCCCTACTTCTCCCTATACCATTGTGATCGGTTATACTTTTGGTGGAGTTGTTCGTGGAATCTTTGTGGGAATTCTAGTCACGTTTACTTCCTTATTTTTTACTAATTTAAGGTTCCATAATCCATTTGTGATTCTCTTTACAGTTTTAATGACCTCTATTTTGTTTTCCCTCGGAGGATTTTTTAATGCTCTGTTTGCAAAAAAATTTGATGATGTGACCATCATCCCTACATTTATTTTAACTCCACTTACATATCTTGGTGGAGTTTTCTATTCAGTAAAAAATCTCCCAGGTTTTTGGCAAACCGTCTCCTATTGTAATCCCATCCTTTATATGGTGAACTTATTCCGGTATGGATTTATCGGTGTTACCGATGTGAACCTGTATTTTTCCTTTGGGTTTATCATTTTACTTTCCGCCCTTCTTTTTTATATAAATGTGAGGTTAATGAAAATTGGTTATGGAATCAGAAATTAA
- a CDS encoding BolA family protein — protein sequence MESEIKESRLSRMEKVLKEKFSPKEIKLTDVSLEHAGHPGMTKDSKETHFRLQMVSSVFLGKSTVENHRLVYAELGAEFKKGLHALEMDLSSP from the coding sequence ATGGAATCAGAAATTAAAGAATCTAGACTCAGTAGGATGGAAAAGGTATTGAAGGAAAAATTTTCGCCAAAGGAAATAAAATTAACCGATGTATCTCTAGAACATGCAGGGCATCCCGGAATGACAAAAGATTCGAAAGAAACTCATTTCCGATTGCAGATGGTTTCCTCTGTTTTTTTGGGAAAGTCGACTGTGGAAAACCACCGATTGGTCTACGCGGAACTTGGTGCAGAATTTAAAAAAGGCCTTCATGCTTTAGAAATGGATCTTTCTTCCCCTTAG